A genomic window from Winogradskyella sp. J14-2 includes:
- a CDS encoding glycoside hydrolase family 3 N-terminal domain-containing protein, whose product MRYLSLILIAFCVQISIAQEATPNPLLTKDTAQQQKWVDSIYNAMTLKERVGQLFMVQVFSKNNEKVNNKIVDLIKEEHIGGVIYSNGGSYRQAKLNNLLQATSKVPLLVGMDAEWGLSMRLDSTYAFPWNMTLGAIKDDSLVEQTGRQIGEHCKRLGVHFNFAPVVDINTNPKNPIIGNRSFGEDRDNVTAKGLAFMNGMQSAGVLANAKHFPGHGDTEDDSHKTLPTVSFSEKRIDSIELYPYRKLISEGLSSVMVAHLNVPSLEKRRGFPSSLSKHIVTDILKGELGFKGLIFTDALTMKGAADYVEKNVDGITTSVISKGGEIDLMAFLAGNDVLLMSEDPEKGIERIMEAYEDKKISEERLSHSVKKILMAKYKVGLHNYSPVGLYGLAKDLNRLEDDVLYETLMENAITVVKNKDDVLPLRDLQTKNIAYVELGDASGSAFYNELKKYTKVHHIKGEKLDEIMTKLQNYNTVVVGFHKSNDNPWKAYEFSQKELAWLYEIARSTTVILDVFARPYTLNDLRSVENIEAIVMSYQNSTIAQQKSAQLIFGGIGAKGKLPVSTGEFFPVGTGLTYNALSNLSYGLPERVGMDSKLLSRIDSVANHAVNNRMTPGIQLLVARRGKVIYNKNFGYHTYSKKNKVDFDDIYDVASLTKIIATLPVLMELEQQGSVSLDSKLGDLLPAYKKSNKKNITLKRMLSHYAQLKPWIPFYYATLDTVTKKPDPKYYRTKRSKDFNIEVTNTLFMRNDYKDSIQEIIKESDLLSRLRYRYSDLPYYILKNYLEGFYDKSLHEITQDRFYKSLGANYTTYNPRKTFSLKDIVPTEVDSYYRYKKVHGYVHDMGAAMQGGIGGHAGVFSNANDVAKIMQMYLQKGFYGGKRYFKSETIDKFNTCYYCESDNRRGIGFDKPQLGEEGPTCGCISMTSFGHSGFTGTYAWADPEEEIVYVFLANRTYPEAGKNLLLRENIRTEIQRLIYEAIID is encoded by the coding sequence ATGCGATATTTGTCCCTTATTCTAATAGCTTTTTGTGTTCAGATTAGTATTGCCCAAGAAGCAACTCCTAATCCATTATTAACCAAAGATACAGCGCAACAACAAAAATGGGTAGATAGTATTTACAATGCTATGACCTTAAAAGAGCGTGTAGGTCAGCTTTTTATGGTTCAGGTATTTTCAAAAAATAATGAGAAGGTTAATAATAAAATCGTCGATTTAATAAAAGAGGAACACATTGGAGGTGTTATTTATTCTAATGGTGGATCATACCGTCAAGCCAAATTAAATAACCTTTTGCAAGCAACATCTAAAGTGCCTTTGTTGGTGGGTATGGATGCAGAATGGGGTTTGAGTATGCGCTTAGACTCTACGTATGCGTTTCCGTGGAATATGACGCTAGGAGCTATTAAAGATGATAGTTTGGTAGAACAAACCGGAAGACAAATCGGTGAGCATTGCAAACGTTTGGGTGTACATTTTAATTTTGCACCAGTTGTGGATATCAATACCAATCCCAAAAACCCAATCATTGGTAATCGTTCATTTGGTGAAGATAGAGACAATGTTACAGCCAAAGGATTAGCATTTATGAATGGTATGCAAAGTGCAGGAGTTTTGGCAAATGCCAAGCATTTTCCAGGTCATGGTGATACCGAAGATGATTCCCATAAAACCTTACCAACGGTTTCCTTTAGTGAAAAACGAATAGATTCTATAGAACTGTATCCTTATAGAAAGCTCATAAGCGAGGGTTTGTCTAGCGTTATGGTTGCGCACCTCAATGTTCCAAGTTTAGAAAAAAGACGAGGTTTTCCATCGTCCTTATCAAAACATATTGTTACAGATATTCTTAAGGGTGAATTAGGTTTTAAAGGTTTAATTTTTACAGATGCCTTAACCATGAAAGGTGCTGCAGATTATGTAGAAAAAAACGTTGATGGTATTACAACTAGTGTAATTTCTAAAGGTGGCGAAATTGATTTAATGGCATTTTTAGCAGGAAATGACGTCTTGCTAATGTCTGAAGACCCTGAGAAAGGCATAGAAAGGATTATGGAAGCTTACGAGGATAAGAAAATAAGCGAAGAGCGATTGTCACATTCTGTTAAGAAGATTCTGATGGCAAAGTACAAGGTTGGTTTGCATAATTACTCACCAGTGGGTCTGTACGGTCTAGCTAAGGACTTAAATAGACTTGAAGACGACGTACTTTACGAAACCCTTATGGAGAATGCTATTACTGTGGTGAAAAATAAAGATGATGTACTGCCACTTAGAGACCTGCAAACCAAAAATATAGCTTATGTAGAATTAGGAGACGCAAGTGGATCAGCCTTTTACAACGAATTAAAAAAATATACTAAAGTACATCACATAAAAGGAGAAAAATTAGACGAAATTATGACCAAACTACAGAATTATAATACTGTGGTAGTTGGGTTTCATAAATCTAATGACAACCCTTGGAAAGCTTATGAATTCTCACAAAAAGAGTTAGCATGGCTATACGAAATTGCTAGAAGCACTACTGTAATCTTAGATGTATTTGCAAGACCTTATACATTAAACGATTTACGCTCTGTAGAAAACATAGAAGCCATTGTAATGAGTTATCAGAATAGTACTATCGCTCAACAAAAATCGGCTCAGCTTATTTTTGGCGGAATAGGTGCAAAAGGCAAGTTACCTGTAAGTACTGGTGAGTTCTTCCCTGTAGGTACAGGCTTAACTTATAATGCGCTATCTAATCTTAGTTACGGTTTACCAGAGCGTGTTGGTATGGATTCTAAGCTTTTAAGCAGAATAGATTCTGTTGCCAATCATGCTGTTAACAATAGAATGACTCCTGGTATTCAACTTTTGGTAGCTAGACGTGGAAAAGTTATTTATAACAAGAATTTTGGTTATCACACCTACTCTAAGAAGAACAAGGTAGACTTTGATGATATTTATGACGTAGCATCTTTAACAAAAATTATTGCGACGCTTCCTGTACTTATGGAATTAGAGCAACAAGGTTCCGTGTCATTAGATTCAAAGCTAGGAGATTTACTTCCAGCGTATAAAAAGTCTAATAAAAAGAACATTACTTTAAAACGAATGTTATCGCATTATGCGCAGTTAAAACCTTGGATTCCTTTCTATTATGCAACTTTAGATACTGTTACAAAGAAACCAGATCCTAAATATTACAGAACAAAACGTTCTAAGGATTTTAATATAGAGGTTACCAACACACTCTTTATGCGCAACGATTACAAGGACTCTATACAAGAAATTATAAAGGAGAGTGATTTACTTTCAAGATTGCGTTATCGTTATAGTGATCTGCCATATTACATCCTTAAAAACTATCTGGAAGGCTTTTATGATAAATCTTTACACGAAATAACTCAAGATCGTTTCTACAAGTCATTAGGTGCAAATTACACCACATACAACCCAAGAAAAACGTTTAGTCTAAAAGACATTGTACCAACTGAAGTGGATAGCTATTATAGGTATAAAAAGGTTCATGGTTATGTGCACGACATGGGAGCCGCTATGCAAGGAGGCATTGGTGGCCATGCTGGTGTTTTTAGTAATGCCAATGATGTGGCAAAGATTATGCAGATGTACTTACAAAAAGGATTTTATGGTGGAAAACGTTACTTTAAATCCGAAACTATAGATAAGTTTAACACCTGTTATTATTGCGAAAGTGATAATAGGAGAGGTATAGGCTTCGATAAACCACAATTAGGTGAAGAAGGTCCTACTTGCGGTTGTATCTCAATGACTAGTTTTGGGCACTCTGGTTTTACGGGTACTTATGCTTGGGCAGATCCTGAAGAAGAAATCGTTTACGTGTTTTTAGCCAATAGAACTTATCCAGAGGCTGGCAAGAATTTATTGCTTAGAGAGAACATCAGAACCGAAATTCAGCGACTCATTTATGAAGCGATTATAGATTAG